In the Ictalurus furcatus strain D&B chromosome 13, Billie_1.0, whole genome shotgun sequence genome, cacacacacacacacacacacacacacaggtatatatttttgtcttaagGCTTAATATGCTAATCTGGTTCCTTTGCGAGTCAGACCTGGTGCGCTCTGCAGATGAGGTCCATGTCGTGTTTGTGCAGGAACTTGGCGACGACATCCGAGCCGAAGGTGAAGGAGACACCACGGTCGTTTTCGCCCCAGCCAGTCACGTCTTTATCGGGGTCGGCCCACAGCAGGTCGCACAGCAGCCCCTGATCTGGCACGTCCGTGGGTCTCATCACGCGCCGGATCTGCTCCATCGACTGCAAGTCCGGAGACAGgcctgaaacaaaaacacagaatgGGTTTGAAACGTGCAACGAGAACTCTGGCGTCCCGTTAGCTTGGGCATTGCGGTATAAGATACCTCCGTGGCAGCAGAAAATCTTCTCGTCGACGATGGCGGCCACGGGCAAGCAGTTGAAGCAGTCCGTGAACGTCTTCCACAGTTTAATGTTGTAGCGTCTTTTACCTGTGATTAGAAACGAACcgatgagagaaagaaagaaaaaacgaaACAGTCCGCGGCAACTTGAACTTAGGAACCGTTTCGTCGGATGAAAGGGTGCgaaaacactcacactcatcgTAGAAGCCGTATATCCTGTTGATGGAGGCGCACTCATGGTTCCCGCGCAGCAGGAAAAAGTTCTCTGGGTATTTGATTTTGTAAGCCAACAGCAAGCAGATGGTCTCTAAAGACTGCTTGCCTCGGTCTACGTAGTCTCCCAGAAACAGGTAGTTACTCTCCGGGGGGTATCCGCCGTACTCAAACAGCCTGAGCAGGTCATAGTACTGACCGTGAACATCTCCTAAAGACAagaattggggggggggatgctTCATTAAAGAATAAGTCGAAATTTACAACATCAGGAAATCCTGCcgatttattaattaatattcatcCTGATATTCCGGTTGAAAAAACAAGTCGATTCCTGAGCCGATAGTTCCAGTCGCGAGTGCCTCGCCGTGACTTCGCCCTTGCAATTCAAAGAACATTCTTCCGTTCATGCTGTGGCACGCAGTAAGGCTTACTAGTGTACATATAATAATGATGTAATAATCGCAATCAGGAGCTCACGTGACAGGATGCTCGCACATACTGgaacagtgtaaatgtaaagaatttCAAGGGGATTTCAAAGAAGATGAACTTACCGCAAATTTTCAGAGGTGCTTCCAGTTCGAGAAGAATGGGCTGGCTGAGGAAAATCTCCCtggatttgagacacagcccacGGATCTCATTCTCAGTCAGCTGCACGTTTTTACCGGGTCTGGAGCCTTTCActagttaataaaacaaacaacaacaattacaatcatgatttaaaacattgttCAGAAGTGGAGTGTCCCATGATAATCAATAAATAAGCATCAGATAGACTGCATATCTATctatgtaataatatattatatatacacacatacacacagggtaAGCTAGCTATATGAAATTAGCAATTATTTATTAGTAAAATAGTAGAAGTGTGATATTTGGAACTACATTTCTGTCTTTGGTGTGAATGAAAGTCACTTTCAGGGTTTATGTGCTTCACGCCCGCCATTCTACTCACTCAGTCACCGGCCTGGACCGAATCCCAAACTCCCTTCCCGACTAAAGCTACTGTACTAAGTAGGCTGCACGTTCACAGCCAATGTAGCGCACTACagtagtgagagtgtgtctaTTTGAGACTACGTAACAGCGTTAAGCCTATATATAGCTAGGGAAGGACGGCGTACAGGAGGAGGAAAAtaacgaaaaaaaaagaaagaaaagcgaAGGTTAAGGTATCTCTCAGAAGAGCTGCTTACCTTCCAGAAGACGCTGGATGATAGAATCGATGTTTAACTTGTCGGATTCGGTCATTTTCCGTGTTTCTTTTCCCTCAGTCTGAAAGATTACCTCAGGATTTAGCCAGCAAGCTAACCTGCCAGCAACAGGAGGAAGCTCGCGCACACCCGgcctcgcgctctctctcgcgatacacgattaaaaaaacaacgtttaaaacctttttttaaaacaaaattagggaTGAATAGCACTAGATAAATCTACAAGTAATACCCCAACTAATATAAAGTCCGGTCGTTTTCAGGAGTTCAtcggtaatttaaaaaaaaaaaaaaaaaaaaacccagctccGTCTGCACAGCTAGCGCGTCAAAGCTTTTTCCGGTCTCACCTACCGCTTTAGGGCTCTCTGTTGTTGTGTCACTTCCGCTTGTGTCACTTCGCAACCGTTGCTccgcaaataaataaataaatagtgttgATATAAGTAACTGTTACCACCTCGAAGTTGATTCTTTCCCagcaacatttaaaaattttatttaacgtTTTAAATTAATTCATCATCGCAACAAATGTAGTAAGTTCGTAATcctgttattatttaaaataaataaataaataaaagtgaggaataaaacatctggGGCTGTTggtacaggaaaataatcaagggcaTGGTGGTCTGATGAAGCAGaccctactgaaaaaaaaaaacacccaaaaaacatagaaaccatgacagaaattctattggtttccactacaaattcCATTACAAACTATCAgctaatcattaaaaccattggtccttaatggtatccactagacataacatgccaccaatagacaggtacagattaccagtagagacccacagggactgTTACAAGTTCTGTTAAAACAAATACTTTGATCCCcagagtttattattttcctgtaacagcacggcCCCGAGTCTCAgtgctgttacaaagcactgacactgacgactccttacataaatgaTAAATTTATGTAAGGAGACAAACATCTACAACcgctggcaaaaatgatggaatcgcCACACTCAGAGGATGTTCacgtggcttttttttttttttttacatcgtagcaaataaacaaagcaaagaTATGACACAAACATTTTGACTTCGTGAatcatacctcaaacaagttaaattagatttttttagtCAATGGCATATATTtgtccagatcaagtagaggaaaaaattatggaattaatactttgttgctcctcgTCTGGCTTTTATGACGGCCTGAATTGTTTGAGGcgtggacttcactaatgaaaaacaatattctccatcataGCTGTTGATAGATCAGCtctgcaggatggagccttgtcatggaccaattttttttttcatttccaccataaattttcaatcagattgagatccgGACCGTTTACTGGCCATGTCATTGAGTTgatctgcctttcctgaagaaaagcttttgGCGAGATGCATTATCACCCTGAACaatgacttcatcatcaccaaacctattttctatcaatggaatgagaaaagtgtccaaaatttctgtgtacacctgtgcattgactgttgaggtctcccctggtcctttacctga is a window encoding:
- the ppp1cab gene encoding protein phosphatase 1, catalytic subunit, alpha isozyme b, coding for MTESDKLNIDSIIQRLLEVKGSRPGKNVQLTENEIRGLCLKSREIFLSQPILLELEAPLKICGDVHGQYYDLLRLFEYGGYPPESNYLFLGDYVDRGKQSLETICLLLAYKIKYPENFFLLRGNHECASINRIYGFYDECKRRYNIKLWKTFTDCFNCLPVAAIVDEKIFCCHGGLSPDLQSMEQIRRVMRPTDVPDQGLLCDLLWADPDKDVTGWGENDRGVSFTFGSDVVAKFLHKHDMDLICRAHQVVEDGYEFFAKRQLVTLFSAPNYCGEFDNAGAMMSVDETLMCSFQILKPADKKTLTYSGTGAFGSGRPVTPPRNAAKGGGKAKK